From a region of the Nitrospira sp. genome:
- a CDS encoding DNA polymerase III subunit alpha, which yields MASSFVHLHLHTQFSLLDGANQIEPLVRQIKSFNQPAVAMTDHGNMFGAVEFYRKAKEVGVKPIIGCEAYMALGSRHAKKDSGLAHNDYYHLILLARNLTGYQNLIKLVSKGYLEGFYYKPRIDKELLKLHHDGIIALSGCLSGEIPYLIGQKDMDGAMAVAGEFQEIFGKDHFYLEVQANGLDHQRVANSGLIEIHKKLGIPLAGTNDCHYLKKEDSRPHELMLCLQTGKTVSDPNRMKFDTDELYVKSTEEIAPAFAEFPDAVTNTCRIAEYCDLDLPLNKTYLPQYRIPEGFKDRESYLEYLAVAGLKERLKERPSNKPSALYEQRLREELMVICSMGFAGYFLIVWDIIRFARSQGIPVGPGRGSAAGSLVAYALRITDLDPLVYTLLFERFLNPERVSLPDIDMDFCMDRRGEVINYVVEKYGTDHVAQIITFGTLGAKAAIRDVGRVLEMAYADADKVAKLVPTQLNITLQQAMETEPRLRELVETDPKVKELMANAQALEGLARHASTHAAGVVISEGPLTDHVPLYKGANDEIVTQYSMGDVEKIGLVKFDFLGLKTLTMIRRAETLINETHPTAPPLVIDQVPFDDAATFALLSSGKTTGLFQLESSGMRDLLTGLKPDRFEDIIAIIALYRPGPMDLIPDFIKRKQGKVTIAYEVPELEPILKDTYGVIVYQEQVMAIANKVAGFSLGQADILRRAMGKKKPEEMEKLRVKFIEGAKQKKIPEKKAEKLYELIQKFAGYGFNKSHAAAYAVVCYHTAYLKSHYPTEFMAALMTTDMGNQDKVVGYFTECRDLGIKVLGPDVNASQKHFAVAEGAIRFGLAAIKNVGEGAVESVLDVRSQAGPFGSFFDFCRRVDLHKVNKRMLEGLIKTGAFDSTGAKRSQLMAVLDQAIEEGSAAQRERDLGQISIFGEELNGQSASITSLTPPLPSLPEWDQAQRLKYERELTGFYISAHPLTRYEATLGALSTATTVGLKDCADGAEVKLCGIIASVKSMLTKKGDRMAYLTVEDLQGTAEVIVFPDLLRTAGDLIAAERIVRVTGTIDRGDKGTKIRGSKIEPLTEVQTQLIKRVRIRLTDQPEMREQLPRLLSVLRRHPGSTTISMLFQTDGTLEAETAPLPNLTVSASDHFVSDVEEVLGKGALSLLS from the coding sequence ATGGCTTCATCCTTCGTGCATCTTCACCTCCACACCCAGTTCAGCCTCCTCGACGGTGCAAATCAGATCGAACCGCTGGTCCGGCAAATCAAGTCCTTCAATCAGCCGGCGGTCGCGATGACCGACCATGGGAATATGTTTGGCGCGGTCGAGTTTTATCGTAAGGCGAAAGAGGTAGGGGTCAAGCCCATCATCGGGTGTGAAGCGTACATGGCGTTGGGCAGTCGACATGCCAAGAAAGACAGCGGACTCGCCCATAATGACTATTACCACTTGATTCTGTTAGCGAGAAACCTCACCGGCTACCAAAACCTCATCAAGCTTGTCAGTAAAGGATATCTTGAAGGATTCTATTATAAACCACGAATAGATAAGGAACTATTAAAGCTTCATCACGATGGGATCATCGCCCTTTCCGGCTGCCTGAGTGGAGAGATTCCGTATTTGATCGGCCAGAAAGATATGGATGGCGCGATGGCGGTGGCCGGCGAATTTCAAGAGATATTCGGGAAAGATCACTTCTACCTTGAGGTGCAGGCTAACGGGCTTGATCACCAGCGGGTGGCCAATAGCGGCCTCATTGAGATCCATAAAAAGCTTGGAATCCCTCTGGCCGGTACGAACGATTGTCACTATCTGAAGAAGGAAGACTCGCGTCCCCACGAGCTCATGTTGTGTCTGCAGACCGGGAAGACAGTCAGCGACCCGAACCGGATGAAATTCGACACCGACGAGTTGTACGTCAAGTCGACAGAAGAAATCGCGCCGGCCTTCGCGGAATTCCCCGATGCAGTGACTAACACCTGCCGCATCGCTGAGTATTGCGATCTCGACCTTCCGCTGAACAAGACCTATCTCCCACAATATCGCATCCCGGAAGGATTCAAGGATCGTGAGTCGTATCTGGAATATCTCGCGGTGGCGGGGTTGAAAGAGCGGCTCAAGGAGCGGCCCAGCAATAAACCGTCCGCGCTCTACGAACAGCGGCTGCGAGAAGAGCTGATGGTCATCTGCTCGATGGGGTTTGCCGGCTATTTCCTCATTGTTTGGGACATCATTCGCTTTGCCCGATCCCAGGGCATCCCAGTGGGACCTGGCCGCGGTTCAGCCGCCGGCAGTCTCGTCGCATATGCCTTGCGCATAACCGATCTCGATCCACTGGTTTATACCCTATTGTTCGAGCGTTTCTTGAATCCTGAGCGTGTCTCTCTTCCCGATATCGATATGGATTTCTGCATGGATCGCCGCGGGGAAGTGATCAACTATGTGGTAGAGAAATATGGTACCGACCATGTCGCCCAGATCATAACCTTTGGGACCCTTGGAGCCAAGGCCGCGATCCGCGACGTGGGGCGCGTGTTGGAAATGGCGTACGCCGATGCGGATAAAGTTGCCAAGCTCGTTCCCACTCAATTGAACATCACACTCCAGCAAGCCATGGAGACCGAGCCTCGCTTACGCGAGCTGGTGGAGACGGATCCCAAGGTCAAAGAGCTGATGGCCAACGCGCAGGCGCTCGAGGGGCTCGCCCGTCACGCCTCGACCCATGCTGCGGGCGTCGTGATCTCCGAAGGACCGCTCACCGACCATGTGCCCCTCTACAAGGGCGCCAATGACGAAATTGTGACTCAATACTCGATGGGAGACGTCGAGAAAATCGGATTGGTCAAATTCGACTTTCTCGGGCTCAAGACTCTCACGATGATTCGACGGGCCGAAACCCTGATCAACGAAACTCATCCCACCGCGCCACCGCTGGTGATCGATCAAGTGCCGTTTGATGACGCGGCCACATTCGCGCTGCTGAGTTCCGGGAAAACAACGGGATTATTCCAGTTGGAAAGCTCCGGCATGCGAGACCTCCTCACGGGATTGAAGCCGGACCGGTTCGAAGACATCATCGCCATTATTGCGTTGTATCGCCCAGGACCGATGGATCTGATTCCCGACTTCATCAAGCGAAAACAGGGCAAGGTAACGATTGCCTACGAGGTTCCGGAATTGGAACCCATCCTCAAGGACACTTATGGGGTGATCGTCTACCAGGAACAGGTCATGGCGATCGCCAACAAGGTGGCCGGCTTCTCGCTGGGCCAAGCCGATATTCTCCGTCGCGCGATGGGAAAGAAGAAGCCCGAGGAAATGGAGAAGTTGCGCGTCAAGTTTATCGAAGGGGCAAAGCAGAAGAAGATTCCCGAGAAAAAAGCGGAGAAACTTTATGAGTTGATCCAAAAATTCGCCGGGTACGGATTCAATAAATCGCATGCGGCGGCTTATGCGGTCGTCTGCTACCACACCGCCTATCTTAAATCCCACTACCCGACCGAATTTATGGCAGCTCTCATGACGACCGACATGGGCAACCAAGACAAGGTCGTCGGCTATTTTACGGAGTGCCGGGACCTCGGGATCAAAGTGCTCGGGCCGGATGTGAACGCCAGCCAAAAACACTTCGCCGTCGCGGAAGGGGCAATCCGGTTCGGCCTGGCGGCCATCAAGAACGTCGGTGAGGGAGCTGTCGAATCGGTATTGGACGTACGTTCTCAGGCCGGCCCTTTCGGATCGTTCTTTGATTTCTGCCGGCGGGTCGATCTGCACAAAGTGAACAAGCGAATGCTGGAAGGATTGATCAAAACCGGCGCCTTCGATTCTACCGGCGCCAAGCGGTCGCAACTCATGGCTGTGCTCGATCAAGCCATTGAGGAGGGCTCAGCCGCTCAACGGGAACGCGACCTCGGGCAAATCAGCATCTTCGGCGAAGAACTCAACGGGCAGAGCGCCTCGATAACCTCGCTGACACCGCCGCTGCCGTCGCTTCCGGAATGGGATCAGGCTCAGCGATTGAAGTATGAGCGGGAACTGACCGGGTTTTATATTTCCGCCCATCCTCTCACCCGCTACGAAGCGACGTTGGGTGCACTCTCCACCGCAACGACGGTTGGTTTAAAAGATTGCGCCGACGGCGCCGAGGTGAAGCTCTGCGGCATCATCGCGTCGGTGAAATCGATGCTCACCAAAAAGGGCGACCGGATGGCCTATCTCACCGTGGAAGATTTGCAGGGGACCGCCGAAGTGATCGTCTTTCCGGACTTGCTCAGGACTGCCGGTGATCTGATCGCGGCGGAGCGGATCGTCCGCGTCACCGGCACGATCGATCGCGGCGACAAGGGCACTAAGATTCGCGGCAGCAAGATTGAGCCGTTGACCGAGGTGCAGACGCAGCTCATTAAACGGGTCCGTATTCGGCTCACGGATCAGCCTGAGATGCGAGAGCAGCTGCCTCGCTTGCTTAGCGTCCTTCGACGGCATCCCGGCAGCACCACTATTTCGATGTTGTTTCAAACCGATGGAACGTTGGAGGCGGAAACGGCCCCCCTTCCCAACCTCACCGTTTCCGCGAGCGACCACTTTGTGTCTGATGTTGAAGAAGTGCTAGGCAAAGGGGCCCTATCTTTGCTATCTTAG
- a CDS encoding acetyl-CoA carboxylase carboxyltransferase subunit alpha → MRDYLEFEKPIREIEEKIEKLSAAATSGKSASQNDIRKLRTKLAQVEHELYKNLTPWQRTQLARHPQRPSTLDYINELTRDFLELHGDRLFGDDRAIVGGFARFNDRPVMIIGHQKGKTLKERMQRNFGMPNPEGYRKALRLMRMAEKFNRPIITFIDTPGAYPGIGAEERGQAEAIARNLFVMSRLTVPIISIIIGEGGSGGALALGVADRVLMLEHSIYSVISPEGCAAILWDSPEKVPDAAAALKMTANDLFELGVIDNIVPEPLGGAHREPRAVYDLVGKALTNQLFELLELAPPQLLTQREHKYRKMGAVTGLLPVQT, encoded by the coding sequence ATGCGAGATTACCTCGAATTTGAAAAGCCGATCCGAGAGATCGAAGAGAAGATCGAAAAACTCTCCGCCGCTGCGACCAGCGGCAAATCCGCTTCCCAGAATGATATTCGGAAGCTTCGCACGAAACTCGCCCAAGTCGAGCACGAACTCTACAAGAATCTGACTCCCTGGCAACGAACTCAGCTGGCCCGCCATCCCCAACGCCCAAGCACCCTGGACTATATCAATGAGCTGACGAGAGACTTCCTCGAGCTGCACGGGGATCGCCTGTTTGGGGATGATCGGGCCATTGTAGGAGGGTTTGCCCGATTCAACGACCGTCCCGTGATGATTATCGGTCATCAAAAAGGGAAAACGCTCAAGGAACGGATGCAGCGGAACTTCGGCATGCCCAACCCGGAGGGGTATCGGAAGGCCCTCCGCCTCATGAGGATGGCCGAGAAATTCAACCGCCCGATCATCACTTTTATCGATACGCCTGGCGCCTATCCTGGCATCGGCGCCGAGGAACGAGGACAAGCGGAAGCCATAGCCCGCAATCTGTTCGTCATGTCTCGACTGACTGTCCCGATTATCTCCATCATCATCGGTGAAGGCGGAAGCGGAGGAGCGTTAGCGCTCGGCGTAGCGGACCGCGTTCTCATGCTTGAGCATTCGATCTATTCGGTCATTTCACCGGAAGGGTGTGCGGCGATCCTCTGGGATAGCCCGGAAAAAGTCCCCGACGCCGCTGCCGCACTGAAAATGACCGCGAACGATCTTTTTGAACTCGGTGTGATCGACAATATTGTCCCCGAACCGCTGGGTGGCGCCCATCGCGAGCCGAGAGCCGTGTATGATCTCGTCGGAAAAGCGTTGACCAACCAACTGTTCGAGCTGCTCGAACTCGCCCCCCCGCAACTCCTGACGCAGCGCGAACACAAATACCGCAAGATGGGGGCCGTCACCGGCCTTCTCCCGGTTCAAACATAA